A single Cyprinus carpio isolate SPL01 chromosome A20, ASM1834038v1, whole genome shotgun sequence DNA region contains:
- the LOC109112779 gene encoding 14-3-3 protein zeta/delta-like, which yields MDKTELIQKAKLAEQAERYDDMAACMKQVTEQGAELTNEERNLLSVAYKNVVGARRSAWRVISSIEQKTEGNDKKLQMVKEYREKVEAELRDICNEVLGLLGKYLIKNSTNAESKVFYLKMKGDYYRYLAEVASGDDKKDTITNSQGAYQDAFDISKKEMQPTHPIRLGLALNFSVFYYEILNSPEQACALAKQAFDEAIAELDTLNEDSYKDSTLIMQLLRDNLTLWTSDNAADEGEGGDGGEN from the exons ATGGATAAGACGGAGCTGATTCAGAAAGCCAAGCTGGCGGAGCAGGCGGAGCGCTATGATGATATGGCCGCGTGCATGAAGCAGGTGACGGAGCAGGGAGCCGAGCTCACCAACGAGGAGAGGAACCTGCTCTCCGTCGCCTACAAGAACGTCGTCGGGGCCCGGAGGTCGGCCTGGAGGGTTATCTCGAGTATTGAACAGAAAACCGAGGGCAACGACAAGAAGCTTCAGATGGTGAAGGAGTACAGGGAGAAAGTGGAGGCCGAATTACGCGACATTTGCAACGAGGTGTTG GGACTGCTGGGCAAATATTTGATCAAGAACTCAACAAATGCTGAGAGCAAAGTCTTCTATTTAAAGATGAAGGGTGACTACTACAGATATCTTGCTGAGGTTGCCTCAGGAGATGACAAGAAGG aCACGATAACCAACTCTCAAGGTGCCTACCAGGATGCTTTTGACATCAGTAAGAAGGAGATGCAGCCCACACACCCCATCCGTCTGGGATTGGCTCTCAACTTCTCTGTTTTCTACTATGAGATCCTCAACTCTCCCGAGCAGGCATGCGCACTGGCCAAACAA GCCTTTGATGAAGCCATTGCAGAGCTGGATACACTGAATGAAGACTCGTACAAAGACAGCACACTTATCATGCAGCTGCTTAGAGACAACCTCACA ttatggACCTCTGACAATGCTGCAGATGAGGGCGAAGGAGGAGATGGAGGAGAGAACTAA